The nucleotide sequence TAACAAGCAAAGTAGAGGGAGAAATTTTATACAGAGGGGAAAATTTAACGCAAGCTTCTGAAAAAAGAATGCGTCAAGTACGTGGCAATGACATTGCTATGATCTTTCAAGAGCCGATGACTAGCTTAAATCCGTTATTTACAATTGGGAGCCAATTAACAGAAGCGCTGCGGCTTCACAATAAAAAGTTATCCAAAAAGAGGCGATTCAGCAATCGATTGCTATGCTGAAAAAGGTTGGACTTCCTCGTGCTGATGAATTGATTAATGAATATCCCCATCAATTATCAGGAGGGATGAGACAGCGTGTGATGATTGCCATGGCAATGATTTGCAATCCGCAAATATTGATTGCGGATGAGCCAACAACCGCCCTTGATGTAACCATTCAAGCTCAGATTCTGGAATTGATGAAAAAATTAAACGAAGAGACAGATACTGCAATTATTATGATTACACATGATTTAGGAGTCGTTGCTGAAATTTGTCAGCGGGTTATCGTTATGTATGCAGGCAGGATTGTGGAAGAAGGGCCGGTCGAATCAATTTTTAAAAATCCGTCTCACCCTTACACCATCGGTTTGCTCCAGTCAGTTCCTGATATGCGCAAGAAAAAACGGCGATTGTTCTCTATACCGGGAAATGTGCCGAAGCCAGGCAGTTTAAAGATCGGCTGCCAATTTGCTCCGCGCTGTAGCCAAGCCCATGAAAAGTGCTTAAAGGAAACGCCAGAATTGAAAGCGTTACCAAACGGCCAAAAAGTCTGTTGCTGGTTGTATGAAGAGGAAAAGGAGTACATTGTATGACAGAAACTTTATTAAAAGTGGACAACTTGAAGAAGTTTTTCCCCATTCACGGCGGCTTGCTCGGGCGTAAAGTCGGAGAAGTAAAAGCTGTGGATGACATTTCTTTTTATATTAATAAAGGTGAAACGCTAGGGCTGGTGGGGGAGAGTGGATGTGGCAAGTCCACAACTGGCCGCATGCTTCTCCGCCTGCTTGATCCCACAGAAGGGAAGATCGAATTTGAGGGGCGGGATTTAACAAAGTTATCGAAAGAAGAAATGCGAAAGATGCGCAAAGAAATTCAAATGGTATTTCAGGACCCATTCGCTTCACTGAATCCGCGCCATACAGTCGAAAAGATTCTTGAGGAACCGCTCATTGTGCATGGGGTGAAGAACAAAGAAGAGCGTAAAAAACGTGTTCGGGAGCTATTGGAAACAGTAGGGTTAAGCAGCTGGCATGCGAAGCGCTATCCTCACCAATTTTCAGGTGGACAGCGACAGCGTATCGGCATTGCCAGAGCGCTTGCTGTTCATCCCAAGCTAATTGTTGCTGACGAACCGGTATCTGCTCTTGACGTATCTATCCAGGCGCAAGTGTTAAATTTGCTGCAGGATCTACAAAAGGAATTTGGACTTACTTATTTATTTATTGCCCATGATCTGGGCGTCGTGCGTCATATAAGTGATCGTGTAGGGGTCATGTATCTAGGTCAGATGATGGAGCTGGCAGACAGTGAAGCACTATATGATTCACCAAAACACCCTTATACTCAAGCGTTGTTGTCTGCTGTACCGGTTCCTGATGTTGCTTATAAAAAAGAAAGAATTGTCCTTAAAGGAGATGTGCCAAGTCCGGCCAATCCACCGGCTGGCTGTCCATTCCATTTGCGCTGTCCAAAAGTAATGGAGGCATGCGCCTCAGTACGGCCTGATTTTAAAGAAGTGGAACCAGGTCATTACACTGCTTGTCATTTATATGACTGAGACAGTTGTAATTATAAATTTAGAGACATGAGGGGGAAGAAACATGAAGAAAAGGCTTTTGGGGATGTTATCACTCCTGTTAGTGCTTTCTATGGCATTAATCGGATGCTCGTCAAATTCTTCCGATGGAGGCAAAAGCAAAGGAGGAGAGGGAGCAGGCGGCGGAACATTAATTTATGGACGCGGCGGAGATGCTGTCTCACTTGACCCGGCTATTGTTACCGATGGGGAATCGTTGATCATTGCAGAGCAGGTATATGAAACGCTTGTAAACTTTGATAAAGAAACGACAGATATCGTTCCGGGACTTGCTAAGGACTGGAAAATATCTGAAGATGGTTTAACGTATACGTTTGAACTGGAAGAGGGAATCAAGTTTCAAGACGGCACGGATTTTAATGCGGATGCCGTTGTGAAAAATGTGGAAAGATGGCTGACGAGCAATGATGAGGCGAAATTTGCCTACTTTGCTTCTCAATTTGGCGGCTTTAAAGGCAGTGACACGGCCATCATTAAAGAGGTGAAGGCTGAAGGAGATAATAAAGTTATCTTTACGCTTAACAAGCCACAAGCGCCATTCTTGAAAAACCTAGCAATGTCACCATTTGCTATTGCCAGCCCGACAGCTATTGAAAAGTACGGGGATAAATATGGCGAAAATCCAGTGGGTACAGGTCCGTTTAAATTTGAGAGCTGGAAACGCAATGATACGATCACTCTTGTAAAAAATGAGGATTATCACAAAAAGGGAGAGCCTAAAGTCGATAAGTTAATTTTCAAAGTAATTGAAGACAACTCTGCCCGCTTAAATGCATTGGTTAAAGGAGAAGTAGACTTAATCGATGGCTTAAATCCAAGCGATGCTGAAAAGGTAAAAAGTGATAAAAACCTTCAATTATTTGAGAGACCTTCTTTAAACGTAGGGTATCTGGGCTTTAACGTAGAAAAAGAGCCTTTTAACAATCCGAAAGTGCGTCAGGCACTCAGCTACGCAGTAAATAAAGAAGCTTTAATCAAAAACTTCTACGAGGGAACAGCAGAACCTGCTAAGAACCCAATGCCGCCAACTCTTAACGGTTATAACGATGAAATAAAAGATTATGATTTCGATCTTGATAAAGCCAAGAAACTACTAGTTGAAGCTGGATACAAAGATGGATTCAAAGTAGATTTATGGGCAATGCCAGTGCCGCGTCCATATATGCCGAATGGACAAAAAGTGGCAGAAGCACTGCAGGCTGATTTTGAAAAGATCGGCGTGAAGGCTAATATCGTAACAATGGAATGGGCGACTTATCTCGAAAAAGTACAGGCGGGAGAGGCTCCTCTATTCATGCTCGGCTGGACAGGAGATAACGGTGATGCCGATAACTTCTTGTACACACTTCTTGATAAAGATGCGATTGGATCGAATAACTACTCTCGCTACGCTAATGAAGATGTTCATAAGCTTCTGTTGGAAGCACAAGCAGAAACAGATGAAGCGAAGCGTGCAGAATTGTATAAAAAAGCACAAGAGATCATTCATACGGATGCCCCATGGGTACCGCTGGCCCATTCTACTCCGTTGCTGGCAGGAAAAAGTACGATTGAAGGCTTCTTCCCACATCCAACTGGTTCACAGCCAATGGGGGATGTATCGATTAAATAAGAATGGGAGGAGGAGCGGGAAAGCTCCTCCTCTATTTTTCGATAAGCCAGAATGGAATTAATTACTGAAAGCAGGTGAGCACATGTTTGCTTATACAATTCGGCGCCTATCCATGCTAATTCCGGTTTTATTAGGGATGACTTTAATTGTCTTTTCGCTTATCCATGCGATCCCCGGCAGTCCAGCACAAATTTTGCTCGGTCAGCAAGCGTCACCGGAAGCGGTAGCTGCTCTTACAAAAGAAATGGGGCTTGATCGGCCATTATACATTCAATTTATCGATTATTTAAAAAACCTGTTCACCGGTGATCTGGGAGAATCATTTAGAACGAGAAGCCCAATCAGTGAAGAAATTTGGCCTTATTTGGCGGCCACCATTGAGCTTGCTTTATTCGCTATGATTGTTGCTGTGGTGGTAGGTGTTAATGCTGGTATTATCTCCGCTTGGTTTCAAAATTCCTGGTTTGATTATTTGTTAATGATATTCGCCCTGATTGGCGTGTCTATGCCGATCTTCTGGCTTGGATTGATGGAGCAATATGTTTTTTCTATCAAGCTTGATTGGCTACCAACAACCGGACGGGATAATATTCGTGATCCTATAACGCCTATTACTCATCTATATTTGCTAGATACCCTCTTACAAGGACGTTTCGACCAATTTGTTGAAGTCATTAAGCATTTGATCTTGCCGGGCATAGCCCTTGCAACGATTCCGATGGCTATTATTGCTAGAATCACTCGTTCAAGTATGCTTGAAGTTATGCGTTCTGACTACATTCGGACTGCGAGAGCGAAAGGGATGAGCATGCTTAAAGTAGTGTATAAACATTCTTTAAGAAACGCATTTATTCCTATCTTAACCATTATCGGACTGCAGACTGGTTTGCTGCTAGGCGGCGCGATATTGACAGAGACAATCTTTGGATGGCCAGGCATTGGTAACTATATTTATGGTGCCATTCAATTCCGTGACTATCCTGTCATTCAATCTGGTATTTTAGTCGTTGCTGCCATTTTTGTTTGTATTAATTTGGTTGTTGATCTCTTATATGCCGCAATTGATCCGCGGATTAAATACCGTTAAAGGGGGATGCCTACATGACAGAAATTGCAGAACAGACTCAGCTGCCTCCGTCCGGACCTGACGTGAAGATAAACCAGGAAGAAAAAACAGTTTCACCGTGGGTCGATGTTTGGCGGAGGTTTCGAAAAAATAAAGCTGCCCTGTTTGGTGCCGGCCTTGTTTCTTTCTTTATATTGCTAGCCATCTTTGCTGATTTAATTGCTCCTTATGGCTTTAAGGAAACCGTGCTGGCCAACAAGCACTTGCCGCCCTCTTCCAAGCACTGGTTTGGAACAGATGAATTTGGCCGTGATATTTTTAGCCGAGTCGTTTACGGAGCTCGTATTTCTTTGTGGGTAGGGTTTGTCTCAGTAGCTGGTTCAGTTATTGTAGGCTCAAGCCTTGGTATTATTGCCGGTTATTATGGTATATGGGTGGATACAATTATCTCCCGTCTGTTTGATATTTTGCTTGCGTTCCCAAGTATTCTGCTGGCCATTGCTGTTGTGGCTATGCTAGGACCGTCTTTGCAAAATGCTTTGATTGCCATTGCTATTATTAATGTGCCAACATTCGGGCGGCTTGTCCGAGCCAAAGTGCTAACCGTCAAGGAAGAAGAATATATTACAGCGGCTAAAGCCATTGGGATGAAAGACAGCCGAATTTTACTTCATCATGTTTTGCCAAATAGTATGGCCCCCATTATTGTCCAAGGAACATTAGCTATTGCTACAGCAATTATTGAAGCGGCGGCTCTCGGATTTCTCGGCATGGGTGCCCAGCCACCAACACCCGAGTGGGGAAAAATGCTTGCGGATTCAAAAGATTTTATTATGCAGGCACCATGGACTGTGTTTTTCCCAGGTATTGCGATTATGCTAACGGTGCTTGGCTTCAATTTAATGGGGGATGGGCTACGTGATGCACTTGATCCCCGGATGAAAAACTAATGAATAAAACCAGCTGCCATTGGCAGCTGGTTTTATTCACCTTCTTCAAACTCAGGAAGTTGGTCATCAGGATGAAATTTTGAAAAGCTTGTAATGAGCTGATCAAGGTGCTCCAAGTTTTCCCCATATTCCAGAACAGAGGAAAGGAGATGGAGCAGGTGGACAGAAAAATCATCTTCATCGGAAGTGCTCGACTTGATTTCAGCAGTAAACAGAGACATAAACTGTTCCCGATCTACGCCCATTTCAAAAACGTCCTCTATCTCAACCGTTGTTTTTATTTTGCCAATAAAGCGTAAAAGCAAATGTTCATGATAGCTCATCAATGAATCAAGATAATCAACAAGGGTCTTTTGTAATTCCGGCGTTAGAAGAGAGATGTCGTTTTCAAATTGATTCATCCTTCGCAGTATATCGTAGCTTCTACGAGTGGCTAAGATCATCTTACGGTATAGAACCATTTTTCGTTTTTTAGAAGTGAGATTTCGTTTCAGTGTTCCGCGGTCTTCTTTATACATTAAATAAAGATTATCAACTGTTATGAGCCGCTCGCGAATCTTGCTGATGTCCTTTTTTAAAACGTGATAGTCCGTTCCGGTTCGCAAACTTAGACGAATCCATTTTAATGTGTCCTCAGTTACCTGATTAATTTGCCCGAACAGCTTTGTTTCATATTGTGGAGGCAGAAAGACTAAGTTCACAGCTGAGGCTGATAGTACCCCAATCATAATAGTGATAAAGCGGATCAAGGAGAATTGAATAAAATGTTCATTCTGTAACTCCATGATAACCATCAATGTAACTAATGCAAGACCAATGGATTTTTCTAAATGCAGCTTCACCATGATAATTAAGGCGACGATAGCTGCCAGCCCTACAAATACAATGTGATTTCCGAATAAAAGCACAAATGAGATGCCAATTGCTGCTCCTATAATGTTTGCCTGTACTTGTTGAATTAAAGTTAAATAAGAACGATAAATAGTAGGCTGAATAGCGAACACTGCTGCGATGCCTGCAAAAACCGGGGAAGGCAGGCCTAATAGCGTGGAAACGAATAAAGCTAAGACAATAGCGATTCCCGTTTTAAAAATTCGTGCACCCAGCTTCATAAATAAAATGATTCCTTTCTCAGTGTAAGTGTATTAGGTGAAGATTATATCACTTAACGCAATTGAGAAAAAGCAAAATCTACTGCCTGCAATGTTTTCTCAACATCTTCATCTGTATGCTCAGTTGTTAAGAACCATGCTTCGTACTTGGATGGGGCAAGATGAATTCCTTGAGAAAGCATTAATTTGAAGAAGCGACCAAACATTTCTCCATCTGTTGCCTCTGCTTGTTCATAGTTCACAACCTTCTCGTTTGTAAAGTAAATGGTTAAAGCACCTTTTAAACGATTAATTGTGATAGGGGTATTATATTTTTGGGCTGATGCTAAAATGCCTTCTTCAAGAATAGCACCGAGGCGATCCAATTCCTCGTATACTCCTTCTTTTTGAAGCACTTCAAGGCAAGCGATACCAGCAAGCATAGAGGCCGGGTTGCCAGCCATGGTTCCTGCCTGATAAGCCGGACCAAGCGGAGCTACTTCCTCCATGATCTCTTTGCGGCCGCCGTAGGCGCCGATTGGTAGACCGCCACCAATAATTTTTCCCATGGCTGTTAAATCAGGCGTAATGCCTAATAGATCCTGTGCTCCTCCATACATGAAACGGAAGCCAGTGATGACCTCATCAAAAATGAGCAATGCGCCGGCTTCGTGTGTCAGTTTTTTGACTTCTTCCAAAAAGCCTGGTTTCGGTTCGACAATACCAAAATTACCGACGATTGGTTCAATAAGAACCGCAGCAATCTCTTCGCCCCATTTTTCTAATGCTTCTTTCAATGGCTCTGTTTCGTTAAATGGAACTGTAATAACCTCTTGAGCAATACTTTTTGGTACCCCCGCAGAATCGGGCGTTCCTAACGTAGAAGGTCCTGATCCTGCTGCTACCAAAACTAAATCAGAATGTCCATGATAACAGCCGGCAAATTTAATAATCTTGTCGCGTCCTGTATAAGCGCGAGCTACACGGATTGTTGTCATCACAGCCTCTGTCCCGCTGTTGACAAATCGAACCTTATCCATGCTTGGAATAGCTTCTTTCAACATTTTTGCAAAGGTGACTTCATACGGTGTTGGTGTACCATACAGCACGCCTTTTTCAGCTGCTTCTTTAATTGCCTCCGTAATATGCGGGTGTGCGTGCCCAGTAATAATCGGGCCATAGGCAGCAAGATAATCAATGTACTGATTGCCATCTACATCCCAGAAATAGGCTCCTTTTCCTCTCTCCATAGCTACAGGCGAGCCCCCGCCAACGGCTTTGTAAGAACGTGAAGGGCTGTTTACTCCTCCCACAATATGTTTTAGTGCTTCTTGATGAAGCTGCTCAGAATTAGTGTGTTGCATGTATAGGCCTCCTTGGTGATAGATACATATTCATTTTAGACTTGCCTTGCCGTTTAAGCAACGGAAGTCCGTCAATCATAAACAGATTATAGCCAGCATATATATAAGAGAAAAGTGAGCAGCAATGGGAGGCGGAAGCATGACTCCTGCAATTTTTAGCGCAGTAGTTTTTTGTTTAACAATGAGTATAAAAGGCATGTTTGCTCCGGGACAGCCTCAGAATCGTTACTTATCCTTTCATTACTTCTTATATTTTGGCTGCTTGTATTTAACACTTATGATCGGCTTTGCTTTAATCTATACATTATTGCAGCTTAATGGACAAGCTGTTTGGACGGGAGAGGAAGCGGGCGCTGTTAATTTTTGGGACAAATTCTTTAGTTCACTCTACTTTAGTGGCATCACACTTTTTTCGGTGGGTTACGGTGATATCGTGCCTGAGGGGGCAGGCCGATGGGTCGCTCTTATTGAAGCATGGATAGGCTACACAATCCCTACAGCTTTTGTAGTGCGTACTATGCTGGAAAAAGACAATAACTAATTATTATTTGCCATATTTTTTCCCATCCGCTACGCTAGTAATAAGATAATTCAGACGAATGAATCTGGTTATTTATCTTATTTAAAGCAAAGGAGAGAGAAAAATGGTAGCAAAGATAGGAGAAGTAGCCCCGGATTTTAAATTAATAGCAAACAATGGAGAAAAAGTAGGTTTATCTGATTACAGGGGCAAAAATGTTGTTCTTTATTTTTATCCAAAAGACATGACTCCAGGGTGCACGACACAAGCTTGTGATTTTCGTGATAAGCATGACCAGTTTAGTGATCTAGAAACAGTGATTTTGGGAGTGAGCACAGACCCTGTTGCTCGTCATGAGAAATTTATTGACAAGTACGACCTGCCGTTTTTACTACTTGCAGATGAAAATCATGAAGTATGCGAATTATATGATGTTTGGAAGCTAAAGAAGAACTTCGGCAAAGAGTACATGGGGATTGAGCGTTCTACTTTTGTGATCGATTCAGAAGGAAAGTTAGTTAAGGAATGGAGAAAAGTAAAGGTAGCGGGGCATGTAGAGGAAGCGCTTCAGTTTATTAAAGAACAATTATCCTAAAGAAATAAGGAGGAGAGAAATGAAGATTATATTTACTTTTCGGCCTCCACGGGCGTGGCAAGGAAAACTAAGCATGGCATTCCCTGAGGAAGAGTTTAGTTATTATAAATCGATAGATGAAGCAGAAAATTTGTCGGAAGCTGAAGTAATTGTTACATTCGGTGAAGACTTAACGGAATACCATATCAATAGCTGCACGAACTTACAATGGATTATGGTAGCGTCTGCAGGCATGGAAAAAATGCCTTTCAAAGCAATTGAAAAAAGAGGCATTTTAGTAACTAACGCCAAGGGCATACATAAAATTCCGATGGCTGAATTTACAATGGGCTATATGCTTAACCATGTAAAACGCTTTCCAGAATTGCTCGATCTGCAGAAGAAAAAGATATGGAACAAGAGATTGGAAATTGGAGAATTAGCAGGCAAGCATTTGCTTGTGTTAGGTACAGGAGCCATTGGAACGGAGATTGCCCGGCTCGCCAAGGCATTTCGAATGGGCACGATTGGAGTCAATCGCAGCGGGCATCAGAGTGACTGTTTTGACGAAATCTATACAATGGACAAATTATCTATGCTTCTTCCGGAAGCGGACTTTATTGTGTCTGTTTTGCCAAGTACAGATGAAACAAAGCATTTGCTTAAGGAAAAGCATTTTAAAGCGATGAAAGAAACGGCTGTTTTCATTAATGTTGGCCGTGGCGATC is from Bacillus sp. PK3_68 and encodes:
- a CDS encoding dipeptide ABC transporter ATP-binding protein produces the protein MTETLLKVDNLKKFFPIHGGLLGRKVGEVKAVDDISFYINKGETLGLVGESGCGKSTTGRMLLRLLDPTEGKIEFEGRDLTKLSKEEMRKMRKEIQMVFQDPFASLNPRHTVEKILEEPLIVHGVKNKEERKKRVRELLETVGLSSWHAKRYPHQFSGGQRQRIGIARALAVHPKLIVADEPVSALDVSIQAQVLNLLQDLQKEFGLTYLFIAHDLGVVRHISDRVGVMYLGQMMELADSEALYDSPKHPYTQALLSAVPVPDVAYKKERIVLKGDVPSPANPPAGCPFHLRCPKVMEACASVRPDFKEVEPGHYTACHLYD
- a CDS encoding ABC transporter substrate-binding protein produces the protein MKKRLLGMLSLLLVLSMALIGCSSNSSDGGKSKGGEGAGGGTLIYGRGGDAVSLDPAIVTDGESLIIAEQVYETLVNFDKETTDIVPGLAKDWKISEDGLTYTFELEEGIKFQDGTDFNADAVVKNVERWLTSNDEAKFAYFASQFGGFKGSDTAIIKEVKAEGDNKVIFTLNKPQAPFLKNLAMSPFAIASPTAIEKYGDKYGENPVGTGPFKFESWKRNDTITLVKNEDYHKKGEPKVDKLIFKVIEDNSARLNALVKGEVDLIDGLNPSDAEKVKSDKNLQLFERPSLNVGYLGFNVEKEPFNNPKVRQALSYAVNKEALIKNFYEGTAEPAKNPMPPTLNGYNDEIKDYDFDLDKAKKLLVEAGYKDGFKVDLWAMPVPRPYMPNGQKVAEALQADFEKIGVKANIVTMEWATYLEKVQAGEAPLFMLGWTGDNGDADNFLYTLLDKDAIGSNNYSRYANEDVHKLLLEAQAETDEAKRAELYKKAQEIIHTDAPWVPLAHSTPLLAGKSTIEGFFPHPTGSQPMGDVSIK
- a CDS encoding ABC transporter permease, producing MFAYTIRRLSMLIPVLLGMTLIVFSLIHAIPGSPAQILLGQQASPEAVAALTKEMGLDRPLYIQFIDYLKNLFTGDLGESFRTRSPISEEIWPYLAATIELALFAMIVAVVVGVNAGIISAWFQNSWFDYLLMIFALIGVSMPIFWLGLMEQYVFSIKLDWLPTTGRDNIRDPITPITHLYLLDTLLQGRFDQFVEVIKHLILPGIALATIPMAIIARITRSSMLEVMRSDYIRTARAKGMSMLKVVYKHSLRNAFIPILTIIGLQTGLLLGGAILTETIFGWPGIGNYIYGAIQFRDYPVIQSGILVVAAIFVCINLVVDLLYAAIDPRIKYR
- a CDS encoding ABC transporter permease, yielding MTEIAEQTQLPPSGPDVKINQEEKTVSPWVDVWRRFRKNKAALFGAGLVSFFILLAIFADLIAPYGFKETVLANKHLPPSSKHWFGTDEFGRDIFSRVVYGARISLWVGFVSVAGSVIVGSSLGIIAGYYGIWVDTIISRLFDILLAFPSILLAIAVVAMLGPSLQNALIAIAIINVPTFGRLVRAKVLTVKEEEYITAAKAIGMKDSRILLHHVLPNSMAPIIVQGTLAIATAIIEAAALGFLGMGAQPPTPEWGKMLADSKDFIMQAPWTVFFPGIAIMLTVLGFNLMGDGLRDALDPRMKN
- a CDS encoding aromatic acid exporter family protein; translation: MKLGARIFKTGIAIVLALFVSTLLGLPSPVFAGIAAVFAIQPTIYRSYLTLIQQVQANIIGAAIGISFVLLFGNHIVFVGLAAIVALIIMVKLHLEKSIGLALVTLMVIMELQNEHFIQFSLIRFITIMIGVLSASAVNLVFLPPQYETKLFGQINQVTEDTLKWIRLSLRTGTDYHVLKKDISKIRERLITVDNLYLMYKEDRGTLKRNLTSKKRKMVLYRKMILATRRSYDILRRMNQFENDISLLTPELQKTLVDYLDSLMSYHEHLLLRFIGKIKTTVEIEDVFEMGVDREQFMSLFTAEIKSSTSDEDDFSVHLLHLLSSVLEYGENLEHLDQLITSFSKFHPDDQLPEFEEGE
- a CDS encoding glutamate-1-semialdehyde 2,1-aminomutase, whose protein sequence is MQHTNSEQLHQEALKHIVGGVNSPSRSYKAVGGGSPVAMERGKGAYFWDVDGNQYIDYLAAYGPIITGHAHPHITEAIKEAAEKGVLYGTPTPYEVTFAKMLKEAIPSMDKVRFVNSGTEAVMTTIRVARAYTGRDKIIKFAGCYHGHSDLVLVAAGSGPSTLGTPDSAGVPKSIAQEVITVPFNETEPLKEALEKWGEEIAAVLIEPIVGNFGIVEPKPGFLEEVKKLTHEAGALLIFDEVITGFRFMYGGAQDLLGITPDLTAMGKIIGGGLPIGAYGGRKEIMEEVAPLGPAYQAGTMAGNPASMLAGIACLEVLQKEGVYEELDRLGAILEEGILASAQKYNTPITINRLKGALTIYFTNEKVVNYEQAEATDGEMFGRFFKLMLSQGIHLAPSKYEAWFLTTEHTDEDVEKTLQAVDFAFSQLR
- a CDS encoding potassium channel family protein, which codes for MTPAIFSAVVFCLTMSIKGMFAPGQPQNRYLSFHYFLYFGCLYLTLMIGFALIYTLLQLNGQAVWTGEEAGAVNFWDKFFSSLYFSGITLFSVGYGDIVPEGAGRWVALIEAWIGYTIPTAFVVRTMLEKDNN
- the bcp gene encoding thioredoxin-dependent thiol peroxidase; this encodes MVAKIGEVAPDFKLIANNGEKVGLSDYRGKNVVLYFYPKDMTPGCTTQACDFRDKHDQFSDLETVILGVSTDPVARHEKFIDKYDLPFLLLADENHEVCELYDVWKLKKNFGKEYMGIERSTFVIDSEGKLVKEWRKVKVAGHVEEALQFIKEQLS
- a CDS encoding D-2-hydroxyacid dehydrogenase; translation: MKIIFTFRPPRAWQGKLSMAFPEEEFSYYKSIDEAENLSEAEVIVTFGEDLTEYHINSCTNLQWIMVASAGMEKMPFKAIEKRGILVTNAKGIHKIPMAEFTMGYMLNHVKRFPELLDLQKKKIWNKRLEIGELAGKHLLVLGTGAIGTEIARLAKAFRMGTIGVNRSGHQSDCFDEIYTMDKLSMLLPEADFIVSVLPSTDETKHLLKEKHFKAMKETAVFINVGRGDLLEDEVLMNALQNKEIAHAYLDVFTEEPLPEKHPLWNEERVTITPHISSVTSEYVPRALEIFMHNLEIYKENGSDYENKVNLKKGY